AAAGGAGTTACTCGGTCATCAGCCGATCGAAGTCTTTTTTGGAGGATTACTTGGGATTATTATTGCTCTAATCTTTCATGGTATTCTCTATTAGCAAGTGTGGTTGTCTCAATTAATCCCCCTAGGTATCTTTTCAATATTAAACCGATACCTAGGGGGATTGGATACATTTTAATCTATACATACAAACTAGTTAAGAGGCTTGACGAGATACGATTTGCTCTCGAAAACCTTGCACTTCTTCTGCTTCGTTCAACTTAAATAAATCTTCTTCGGTGATTTGACCACTTCCCTCTTCGACGATAAACACTTCTATGGACTTTTTGCCCCAGAGATTGTAGACGTCTTCGACGGTTTCATAATACAAATCAATTTTATCGCCTTTTATCGCTGAGCCTGTATCAGCTACCACACCAAATCCATATCCTGGTATAAACAAGATGGTCCCTAACGGAAAAACCTGTGGATCCGCAGCAATAGTAGAATAAAGATCTCTTTTAACCTCAACACCAGAGTAAGTAATGCCATATTGAGGATGGTCTTCTGTTTTTCCTGTAGACTCTATTCCTGCTGTATAACCTGTTGCAATCACTTCTTTAGAAGGGTATTTCGTCCAATCCTCTGCTGTTTCAAGAACCCAACTATTCGCTTCTTCCTGATGATTATTAGTCGTTACATCCATAACGGCAACATCTTGACTAAACAAGGCTGTTGTTTGAAGCCATTCTTTAAGCTGGGTCACGCTAATGTTTGTGATAGTCGTATAAGTCGTCAGAAGAGCACCTGCAAATAAAATAAAAAAAGCTATTCTGACTAAGTGTTTTTTAATGAAAGCCATTTTTTTCACACCTTTCACCAACACAGCCTCCCCAAAATATGAACGAATTATACGCACTTCTTACAATAAAGGCTAATAGACCTTAACTCCAATCTTCCTTTTTTTGAGGAACTACTAATTAAGAGATAAACTTATAAATCCCTTCACTAAAAAACTCTCCTATTCACTAGGAGAGTTAGAACATTTGATAACCACGTACTCGGAGCATGCGAATTGCTATCCCTGCTAAAATAGCCCCAATCATACCCGCAGTAAGGATGATGATGTCTGCTGTTGTTAAAGAAATAAAGGCATGTCCCAATGTAGGAAATGCTATGCCCGGCTCAGTAAAATAACTTAAATATCCAGAATCATTAATCATAAAGAAAATCACTACTGGATAAACTAAAGCCATCGTCCATGTTGACCTTAATAACATGTTAAGAATAAATCCAATACCAAAAAAGAGTACAAAATATAATAAAGTTGCTATCATTAATTGTGGCAAATTTAACATTTTATCTTCCTCACCCCCATCAAGTCAAAGTTAAGTTTACTTAATTGTAAAGCTAACGTCAATAAATGAGATGTCTTCAACATACCTTATTTTACCATTTTAAACTTACACCACGACATACACTAATAAATTCCCTTATTACGAAACAAAATCTCCAGCAGCTTGCTGGAGATTTTGTTTATTCTTTAATTTATCTTTCATTTCTAACATGCACCTATCAAAACGACCATGTCGATATCATGTCATATAGACATTATCAAGATTCTTTTGTTCATGATGTACATTCGATTGTGACATCATTATTTTTTTCCTGAGCCATGACAATGCTTACATGTTTCAGAGCCACCTAATAAGAGTTGGAAGTACCCTTTCCCAGTACAATAAGGACAATCTTTATTTTTCAGTTTTTCTTTCTCAAAAATCATCATAAGACCCCCTTAAAAAAAGATTTTTCAGAAGTTTCTGATAATATATCAAAAAAAACTCCGTAGATAAAGTGTCATATTTCCTGACAACACATCATGTAAGCGTAAACAACTAAAGGATTCTCTTTTATTTATACTAAATTAATTGTTTACTCCCTTTTTCATTTCAACACTTTCAAGTGATAAAATGACCATCATTGCTCAATTTAAGGAAGTTAATTATGATGATGTTTTTAAAGTAATAACAGCATAATATACAATAAACTCTATTAGGCAGGTGAAGAGCCATTTTTGCGAGGTTTTAACGAGCAAAGGTTAGCTGAAGACAAGCCTTCGG
The genomic region above belongs to Bacillus sp. A301a_S52 and contains:
- a CDS encoding 3D domain-containing protein — encoded protein: MAFIKKHLVRIAFFILFAGALLTTYTTITNISVTQLKEWLQTTALFSQDVAVMDVTTNNHQEEANSWVLETAEDWTKYPSKEVIATGYTAGIESTGKTEDHPQYGITYSGVEVKRDLYSTIAADPQVFPLGTILFIPGYGFGVVADTGSAIKGDKIDLYYETVEDVYNLWGKKSIEVFIVEEGSGQITEEDLFKLNEAEEVQGFREQIVSRQAS
- a CDS encoding YuiB family protein — translated: MLNLPQLMIATLLYFVLFFGIGFILNMLLRSTWTMALVYPVVIFFMINDSGYLSYFTEPGIAFPTLGHAFISLTTADIIILTAGMIGAILAGIAIRMLRVRGYQMF
- a CDS encoding YuiA family protein, translating into MIFEKEKLKNKDCPYCTGKGYFQLLLGGSETCKHCHGSGKK